A stretch of DNA from Triticum dicoccoides isolate Atlit2015 ecotype Zavitan chromosome 2A, WEW_v2.0, whole genome shotgun sequence:
ttataatcacccatttacgttgtgacgtttggtagcacacaaagtgttcctccggcaaacgggagttgcataatctcatagtcataggaacatgtataagtcatgaagaaagcaatagcaacatactaaacgatcgggtgctaagctaatggaatgggtcatgtcaatcagatcattcacctaatgatgtgatcccgttaatcaaataacaactctttgttcatggttaggaaacataaccatctttgattaacgagctagtcaagtagaggcatactagtgacactctgtttgtctatatattcacacatgtattatgtttccggttaatacaactctagcatgaataataaacatttatcatgatataaggaaacaaataataactttattattgcctctagggtatatttccttcaggcgCGTGGCTGTGTCTATGCGTGTGGCGAGCGCGGCATATTATAGGCGCGCGCGAAGCGACGCGCCAAATCTACCGCGCCGCGTGCCGCTTTCTCCCGCGCGCGGTAAGTTCCCGCCACCGTTGGAGCGCGCGGAACCAGCCGGCGCGCGCTAAAACCAAATTTTACTGCGCGGGCGCGCCTTTTGCcgcacctgttggagatgctcttataaggGGTTTACGGTTCGCATTTGCCCTCTTATAAGGGGCGAATTTGGCTGCGGCCGAGCTGAATCTTATATGAAACTgtgaaatttgaaaaatatttcgcATGAGAAATGAAAAATAAACAGTAGAGATGatcattcatacatacatataATAGAGATGatcattcatacatacatatagttCATTGATTACGTACTGCGCATTGGCCTACCCTAACCCTAAACTGGCAAAAATGGGGCTCACTGGAGCCCTGCGGGTGCGGCGGTGACGCTACGGCAGTGGCGGCGATCACTCGTCGTCGTTGTCGGAGGTAAGGTCGATGTACATGGAGTCCTGCGCTTCGGCTTCGCAGCCCCACGCCTCTTCCTTCTCCTCGAACTCCCCcgtcttggtgaagccctgctcgaGTAGGACATCGTTGACCTTCTCGTCCCGGTGGCGGCgctgcgccaccacctcctcctcccgcgCACAGCGCGCGAGAATCGCTACCTTGATGGTGCCTGCCTCAGATGGGGGGATGTTGTTCCGGCCCGACAACACCGGCGTGCAGCTGCTCCGCCTCGTGCTCCCTCTTCACCGCGCGGAGCTGACTGAGATCCTCCGCCTCCCTCTTGACCGGCACAGCGGCATATGCGAGCGGATGGTGGAGTGATGGTGGCAGCTCAAGGCCACGATTGGTGTACCGGAGGGCGGACCGCTTCCTCGCCGCGTTGTCGGTGATGCAGCGCTTTCTCTCGGGGTCATCGCCACCACGCCGGCCAGAGTTCCACTTTCCGCCCCACATCGTGGCGGATCGGTGGGCGGGGCGACGGATTTAGGTCACTGTCGGCGAGAAATTGCAGGGGGAATGGGGAATCACGGCGGCGGTGGGATAGGGTTTCCACCCGTATCACGGCCGCAGACCCGGATATATACTGCAACGGGGGGAGGGGGTCGTTTCCGGGCCACTGTAAATTTTTACGTGTCAGGCCGACTATACGAGGTCTGGTGTGGCCCAAAAATCGGGCCAAACCCGTATAGTTGTCGGAATTATGTGGACCGTGCAgttttaaggggtctgctagagatgctctaacaacTGATGAAGAAGATGGGATCTGTGATGCGGTGGGCTTCATATGAACGTCACGCCTTATGACTTGTGGTTGCACCTTGGCGCCGTATAATTCTTTTTCCTGTTTGAATTATGCGGGTGAGTTGCATGCATTATATTCATTAAAAACGAAGATGATCAAAGTGTCAAAAAAGTCATGATTCATACAACACCATAGAGGTACGTCTACGTGGAAAAATCTAAGACATCATCAACCTGAAAGTATATTGACTTCCAACTGGACCTAAAGAAGTGTCTTGCTGCCTTGCGTCCCTAATCCCTTCACAGGTCCATGAAGTTCTCGTGGTACACCCCCGGCACCATGTCGCCTCCTTTCACCGGGTCGAACTCGCAGCGGTAGAACCTGCACGCACACCATGATAGTCGTTGTCAGCATGTAACGTTATGCTATCATCTCAGAAACTTCTAAACAAAATGGATCAAGAAGTGGGAGGTAGGCTCGGGCGAGCGTGTGATACAGAATACCACATGCGTGTGTGTGACAATGTGTTGCACATGTGACATGTGTGTCAATATAAAATTGAGAGAGTGATTTTAGCTTCTTCAACGCACCTTTTGTCCATGCAGACAATGGTAATGGTGTTGGGGTGTCTCCGGTCGAACGCCACGGAGCACTTGGTCCAGGCGTTAGGGATCCGGAACTGGGCAAACGACCACTTCGAGCTGAAATACGTCGGTAGGTAGCCTGTGTGTTCATGAGGAGTGAAGTGTTATGTTAAGATTTTGATTGAGTAAAAAATTGTAGGGAGCGACGTTAATTTTACCAGTTAAAATGTAGGAATATGCACCCACCTTTCAAAAATGACATGCGTGATGAGCTCTGGTTGGTTGTTGCGGGTGCGGGAGAAGATGCTAGTACGAGTGGTGCCGCCAAAAGGTCATTGCTGGCATGGTCTTCCTCGAGAGTGGAGCTTGTGAGGTTGAAGTCATTGATGCTGAAAACGTGCACCGTTGCCTTGTCACTGGACACCGCTAACCACTTGGAGTCGTGGGAGAAGGCGATGCAGTGGATGTCTGCCCCTTCGGTGCCTCTTCTCAGCTACAACAAGAGTCAAGAACACCAACATGTGAACAAGACGAAGTTCCAATATACTTCCTCTATATAGAAATATAGAAGTGTTTAGATCGATCACTAAAGTAGTGGTCCAAACGCTCTTCTAACTATAAATAGATGATATCCGACCATGCCGCGGGAATAAGTTGTAATATGTTTCAATATTTTTTTTGAAAGGATGTTTCAATAAAATTTGATTATATGAAACGGTTATTATTTGGAACAGGAAGTCTTAATGATTTACTTTATTTAATTATCTTGTATCTTAAAATATAGAAGTACTCCAGGAGTATAGCATAATAAAATAACTTTCTCTTGCGTAAAACACACGACATGTGTGTATGTGTTGCCTTACGACCAAGCAAGTAAAATTCCTAAAATTATATCTTTGCAAAGAAAACACACTTTTTACAAAATGAGGAAAATACTTATTTCTATTTGGTTATTGATCCTTTTTAGGATATTTTTTTGAAGCTATCCTTTGTTTAGGATTATTACTGTTATTGATTCCGAGATTTTTTCTATATGGACCACTGAAAAAACATCTTAGTAAGAGCACATGTATGGAGTAGTGAATCTGTCTTTTCAAATCACCTTATCTAAGTTCCTTAAAAGCTTTTGAAAGTCTGAGGTCAAAACTGAAGAGTAGACCAATGCGCAATAGTTCATGATCGAAAGAGTAGACAGCTTTGAGACATGCTGTGCATACCTCTTGGAGCTTGGTGCCGTCGGCGGTGCTGAATATGCGCAGGAGCGTGCCCCTGGTGCCGGCGGTGGCGAGCAGCCGTCCGTCGGGGGACAGCGCTAGGCACGCCACGCCCGAGCCGTGCGCGCGCACGCTGACGCTGCCGGCGGACCTGCACCGATCCCGCCTCCGGCAGCGGCAGGGCGTAGACGAGCGTCGCGGGCCCATTCGGCTCCTCCATGGCGCACAGCCCCAGCGGGTTGGGCCCCGTCGTCACCTCCTTCTCCCAGTGGACGCCGTCGAACAGCGTGGCCgtcccctcgccggcgacgagcatgTGGTCCCCCCGCAGGCGGAAGCCGCCGACGGCGCCGCACGGGCTCCTGACGGTGTTGGTCCTGGCGTCCTTGGGCTTGCACATGCCGTTCCAGAAGTCGATGACGTGGCCGTCGACGGCGCCGCTGACGGCGCCGGGCCTCCGCGTCGCGACGGCCAGCTGAGACCGCGTGAGCAGCTGGGCGGAGGTCACCTTGAACGTGCAGCCGTCGGAGCCGCGCCGGTGCATGACGCGCTCGAGAGGGTGGCAGGAGAATACGTGGAAGTCGGTGGCCGTGGCCGCGACGAAGTGCGTGCCGTGCTGGTTGAAGGCGACGTGGAAGAGCGGATCGGGAGCGGGGACTAGGACTTCCCCGTCCGGCAGCTCGGAGGAAGACGACGTAGAGGCCATGACCGACGGGCTGAACGATAGATCCATCAAATTAAGCTTCCTTTTCGCGGCTACAACTAGTTCGATTTGCTAACTGATTGATCGACCGAGGCTCGATCGATCGTGAACGTACGTACCCGTGGTGTATATAGATCGCCCCATGATGAAAActacagtactagtactagtactagttaaGTTGGTAACCATGTCGAACTGGGACATGCATGCATGTTCGGAGTCGGATTACAATTCCTGAAACGTACATAAAGCTGTTGGTCCGTTGGGCTGGGCCAAACGTACAGGCACTGGGCCCCGCCTTGTTTATTGGGCTCGGGTTTGTGCTTTCTTTTGTTACCACGGCACACACTAATTCAGCATATGTAATATTTTCCCTAAAAAAAGCATATGTAATATTAATCCAGGTGCATTACAGATATTTCAGCACAGAACTCATACAACAATTTCAGATTGCTTTAGTTGGAGAGAACTAGATGGTTGATTATGCACATAGTCCATTCTCTTGGCAGTTTCATCGTAAAGTTGATAGATCTTTTGAATAACTCCATACTAACGAAGAATTCGTCCCGATCCATACTCTCAACCTCGAAAGTCTCATCTTTCACGCCCAGATGGATGCCCCTTATAAGCATGTACGATATATGATGTAACCATGAAATTTGATGGCCCAATCTTCAAGTTGTATATAGCCTTTCATATCATATATATGTACTTTAGAATTTAGATGAATGccactttttttttgcgaaaattctTTCTTCAGAAATCTACTCCCCCCACCCTCCCCCTCTAATCTCCGTATGACATGAATGTATGAGTGCACACAATATTGTGTCAATATGGTACTACTGATATTCAATCCAAAAGTTAACTTGCTAATACTTATATGCATATCTGCACCAAATTAAAATAGGAAGTATATTTTACAGACCATACCACCAAATATCTCTAATTTAGGGGAAACCATTTTCAGCGGCAGCAAACCAAAGTGATTACCAACAGCAATGTAGGGAGATCCAAATACCAACAGTCATATCGCTTAACTTATCCATGAGTTTGGTCTCATGGAGAACCGACAAAATATATCACCAAGAGGGTAGTACTTCTGGAAATATAAAGTTTACAACATGTTTGTTGTCAAACTATGGTCATCCCCCACGTAGTAATGCCAACAACCCCCAATAGCTAATATCTTCTATGTATGCATGGTCTTATATATTTCTACTATTTAGTACCCACTCTGTTAAAAAAAAAAGatcttttggatatttcaatatgggcaTGTagtctgaaatgagtgaacaaatacaGAAAAACGTCTCTATATGCATCCAATTCATAAAAAAAGCTAGAACTATATTTGTGAACGTAGGGAGTACTATATTTGATATTTGTGATGATTGACTTAGGTGCTCATATTCGAAGTAAATTAATTAGAAACAACCAAGTGTTAGCAAAATTTGTTACATAATTTCGCATTACACACATTTCAGCACACAACTGATACATTAATAGGTAACATCTAGAGAGGAAAGAACACCGAGTTCCAAATCACCCGAAGCTTCAAAACTGCCCATTGCCACACAATGATATGATCTCTAAGCGAGCCATCAAACTCCTAACCCACTGACCGCTTCTTTCAACTCATCAAAATCCATTCCATTCATCATCAAATGACGACTGTTCGAAACAAGAAGAGACCAAGCGACGGTAATCTCCACTTACACCTTAGGGTCACGGTCACCCAAGAAACATGTCTCCTGACTTATATTGCAAGCTTTGGGCATGAAGCAAACCTCACCTTGTGCGGTGATATCACCAGATTTTGAGTAGGCTTGTATGACAACATTCAGACTTTCTTCCAATTCTACAGAAACTACATGCCTTGATAGACGAAGGTAACCGTATGAACCCTTGGGCATAGTTCTACCATGTGAAGCAAGCATCATAACTTCCATGGACGGGGCATGAGTAGTGTAAGTGACTTTACCACCGGTGACCTTATATGTCCGCGATGGTGAGAGGCAAGCAACTTGACCGCCATAATCGAAAGGCCATGGCCCGTTTTTGACACGGACACCCAATATGGTGGCCTGGACAGTTTCATGAATACGCTCCACGCATAACTCTATTGTGCAGAAGCAGTTGCTGAAGCAAATGGTACGTCCTCCGCTGTAATGGCGCCTCCCACTGATCAATGCTATATCTTGAGACGGTGTTTTGCCTTTAACTTTTACGACGCGTTTGGTTCGGGAGAATCGCAACGGTTCCCGATTGCAGCGCATTCTGAAACAATATCCGGCGTTTGGTACACGCACATCACGTATTCCGTAGCAGTGCTTTCCGATACGGGGTTCACAAAATTGAAAACGCTCACATGCAGCTGATTAGGAAAACAGGAGTCGGACGGCCAGACCAAACAGATCACGTATTCCTAAAGCAAAAAGATAAAACGGAGCTTCCCGATACCTTAACCGAAGAAGTAACCTGAGGGCGAACCAAACGCGTCGTTAGCTCGGTTTCAAAGTAAACATCATCGGTAAACACAATGGCACGAGACGGGGCAATCAAGCGCAAAAAAGGATCCTGTAGGCGGCAGCAAACAACCCATTAGTGCCAGCAATCCTAAAAGAACAAAACATCTAATCCTTTCTTTTTAATTGACACAATATGACAGCAAGAGAAGACAAGTACGGAAGAATGCCACCATATGTGCAGACGAGAAAAAAGTAAATAACATAAAGTGTAGGAAATGATCATCATACGTACATCCTGACTGAGCTTTTCGACCTCCACCTATCGCAAGAGAAGAGGAGGTTGCGGCTGTGATCCACGCAGTCTCGCGCGGCAACCACGCCGTACACGGACAATGGCCACTCGAGGCCGCCTTTTATCTCCACGAGCTTGACGGTGAAGATCTGCAGGGTGGCCCCGGCGATCGCGGCATCACCTGGGTCGCATCCAGGCGTGCAGTGGGTGAAGTGCATGGGACTCACGGTCGCTGCAAACACAAACCAAATAGAAGTCCATGCATGGGTGTTACAGAAATCTGACATGAATTGGATCAAAGCATAAGCATGCACGAATGTGTTTACTTGCTACTGATCAGTAGTAAGTAGTACTCACTCGTGTCCTCGAAGAAGGCGCGGCCAGTCGCTCCCCAGTTAGATTCCCAGCTTCTACGGTACGAGGCAAAGGCCATCTACTCCTCCTCTCTGGCTATCTGCTGGGCCGATTTGCCTctatccatctccatctccttcatatcatcatcaccaccatcagaGACATCAACCTTTTTGTGGTAGCCTTGGTCTTGGACCTGCTGCTGATCCATGGCTGAATCATGGTGTGGCCTCGCCGGCGGAGCGGCGGCACCGGCACTACCTCCGCGTTTCCCCTTGTTGCTGCCACGACGAGAGTACTGAGGGGTCTCGTTCTCATGGGGCGTGCAAGAAACAAGCTGAGACTGCCGAGCAGATTCCCCATCCATCTCTGTGGACTCACGAGGCGACGACGGACGAATCCTCGGCTGCTCCGGCATGCCGCGGGCTCCTCCCTGACTACCAAACAGCTCGAGGCGCAGCGTCCTGATTTCCTCCCGGAGCGAATTAACTCGATCTTTCTCCTCCTTGAGCTGCTCGAGCAGGCGCCGTAGGCTCTCAGGAGGGGCAACTCGATTATTGCTGCGGTTCTTCCTCCTTGGATTGGACTGATCGCTACTCTCCATGTCGATCCGAGGAGAGTGTTTCGTCGACTCTGGATCTCACGAGGGCGAGGCGATCGATGGATCTTCTCGATTACGGCGGGCCTGCTGGTGGTAGGGTTTCTCGAAAAGAGGGGTCCGGGGCGATTACGAGGGGCTCGTCTCAGGCTGGACGGAGCGAGCGGGCTTTTCGGCCTGCTCGTGGCCCGTTCTGGACCGGACCGTCCGGTCCTGGCCCGCTGAAGAATTTGTTCGGTCCGGTTACTAAATTTCGGCCCAAAATTttctcggtccggtccggtctttgCCCGGTCCGACCGAGCGGACCGAAGGTGCGGGCTGTTCTTCTTCACCGCGGCCACCGGCGACGCCCTGGACGTGTCCCATCCGGCGCTGTTCATGGAAATCAAGTACTCACTCATGCAATTGACACAGGGACAGGGGCAAGAGGTAGAAGAAGACCCAGATCACGCGCTGCCTTTTTTCCTTGTATTCAGTCAGACAGAGAATAGAAAGAACAAGAGTGCCGGCGTTCGATCCGATAACCTATctatatctctctatctctctctcccgtATCCCTGTCTATTTCCTATACCGAACCAGATTGGATTTCTTTCTGGTCTCTCTTGTACGCCACGGCAAGGCATTGTTTGCCCCATATAAATATACACAACTCGGCTCCCTCGAAGAGTAGGAACGCTTATACCAAATCTTACAGACTAGCCCTTCGCCGCCGTTTCCTTTTACTAGCGACTAACGAGAGAATCCAAAAATCATGCGCCCATCCCATGCTTCCGTTTCCTTTTATCAAGTCGAACAGAAAATAGAAGGAACATTCTATTCCTACGTGACTTTCTTACCAAATCTATACGTGATATCTTTGTTTGGTTTGTAATAACTGCCACACGATTTTAGGTAACAGAAGCAATCCAATTCAATTAGTACATAAGTTTACGTAAAAATCATTCTTAGGAATATATCACTActaaaaaaaaaagaacgacagaAACAGGCTCGATCCTATAATCACGGCGCCATCCCACGTCTAACTTCATGTCAGATTTGATCCGTTAATCACGGCAAGGCTCGCACACAAAAAATCGTGGGCTCATGCACGCACTACAATACTTGCATGCGACAGAAAAACTGCTAAGTAGGAAACACGCGCAGTTTCATGGCTAACAATGGCGCCCGCCGGTCGGTGCCCGCCGCGTCCTGTCGCTTCCATGTGTACACCACCGCCGGTCTGGACCATCGAGCGCCCTACACCTCCTCCTGCGCTGTCTAGCAACCCCTCGTGCGCGTTGTGCCCACATCGACGGTGACCACAGCCGGTCCTCTCGGTccagcccgggctggagcgcggtcGGTCCGAGCCCTGAAATCAGGACCGCCCAGCtggtcggtccggtccggtccggtccgccGGCGGCCGGTCAAAACGGCGGCTCAGTCAaggaccggaccggcccggaccgtgtccaccctgaggcTCGTCCCTTATTATttactagtagaacgcccgtgcgttgtcaCGGGCTACAATGCATATAAATGAATCAAAGAAACAATTAAAATTGTCTCTAAGGTCGAAACTCATTTCTTCCTCATATGTCCGGACTTGTTCGGACATCAACGGATTCCAGCGGGCTCCCCCAAATCCAACCATGTGAATACTCCGGTCTCGCCCAAATAGAGCTTATATGCAGGGGAGAAATGTGGTTGTACGAACAATCGTCCATATTATTTCCTACATGCGATCCCGAAACAAAACCACACGCCACGACACACCCTTCCCTTTTTCTGTCAGGCCCTCCCCTGCTGGCTTGGTTTTCCATTGTAGTGGAATATTTCTCGCTGGAGCCCTCTTCTTTAAAATCGGATGATGCTCACCTTACCTTTGCCATGATGCCCACTCTCCTTCACACTGTACTTCCCCAAGcaccaccaaggaggagtcccCCGTCAACCGCCCCGCTCTCCACCCTGATGTCTCCTGAGCGATTTCCCCGttgtaacatactccctccgttcctttatataaggtgtatttgttttttgataaaattccagaaTGTAAGGTGTATTTCTTCTAATTCCTCATAATTCCCTTGTTAGCCCTTCAGAAAAAAGAAAGTATCTCTCTCCTGATTGTATGTATCTCTCCTTGTAGCAAAAGAAGGAAACTATCTCTATGTCGATTGCATTATCTCTTACTTTCCTAGACTAAttgatttacttgccactaatgAATAAATTTTCCAAGGGTAATTTCGTCCTAACACGTttataattatgtgccttggtcaccgtgccaaaaataatacaccttagataaaggaatggagggagtacattgaATGTTGTGTATTACCATGATACAAAAGTATAATGTCAATTGTTGTGCATGTAACTGATACACAACTATGTCTGTGATTAACTCTCGAAACAACCAACAAATGCATTTATCCTTCTATGCTAAGCAAAATACTGTACGACTTGATGAAAAGATATATGAACCACTCGCTCGTGTAGTTTGTTGCAAAGTCGTCTTTAATGAAATGTaatttgccatgtttctaaagtacgGAAATTATTCTGCTCAGACAACTGTAACTGAACAGACCAACTCCAACCCCCATTCCGCTCACTCTCGACCTTCACTGTTACCACAAAATCCACTTAACTCGTCTTCGAAGTGAGCTAGTGATTGCCGCAGATGTGGCAGGCCAGCAGCAAGGCCCAAGAGCGGCAACCGCCTTCCTATCTTAGTGCTAGTACCCCATGGTTCTATATTGGACCCACTCTTCATCCCGGACTCTACCACGACGTACATGCCTCATTCCCGCCCTCACGCGTGCATGCCTCATTCATAGTACAAATTTATTTATCGATTAGAGAAGAgcaaaaaaaaaagtttcccctCACTTTTTGGCTTCTATAGTTAATTGCATGTGCGTTGCAATGGGGGCACACATAGTCTGATATTCTCGATTAATCCTTTTTCCCGTTAAATCACTTTTGTTCCATCCACTATTTTATCTCTCCACCTCTCCGGTCCAAACTCGCCACCTCTATCCCTCACACAAACATTTTGAAATTCAAACCCATAATGGTGCAGAAGCGGTAAATTTCACAGCTTGTGTTAGTAAAGTGTGCCCGCTGTTTTGGAAAACTTTGTCACTCGCACAAACACTTCCAAGTTCAAACCCAAAATAGTGCAGATGTGGTATATTTCACAGCTTGTATTTATGATTTTGTGACTGTAAACCTACCCGCCTCTCTCCTTCCCTTCATCTCCCAAGGGCTATTATTTTCAACAGTGAACTTGGAACTAAAGATGTGAGAATAATACTTTCTTCTCAAATATGCGTACATGGAATTTATAGAAGCCAATTTATTGAATTAAGGGAAATATCATGTTTCTGTTGCATTGTCACATGAGTTGCAAAAAAAATATATGGATATCGGTCATGAGCTTCAGGTCACATGAATCAGTTCGTCCATTGGCACAATTACAAGCACGGAAGCTTCAATTGTCCAATACACAAGGTAAAGTTGTATCTTTGACGTCAGTCATTGTTCACAATATCAGCCGATAAATTAGTCAACAGGATGATTAAGGTCACCAAGTAGCCGATTAACATATTAGTATCATCTTCAAAACAAATTACTCAACGTGGTGGAAATATATGCGTAAAGCATTCGGCTTTATCCTAGTAGACGCTAAAGATAATTAGTATTCACGACATGAAAGCAACAAGATATTATAATGAGTGAGTCTGGTGAAACATAATGTAGCAGTGTACAGTGTACCATTATTTCTGTTTACCAAGATATTCATGAGAAGTACATCAAATTCCGTATAGAAATATTTGAACCAAATAGAGCTCCTATATGTtctcagctcatattcttcattacTTAAAATAAAATGTACAATGGACCTAATGTA
This window harbors:
- the LOC119358993 gene encoding autophagy-related protein 18d-like, with product MDLSFSPSVMASTSSSSELPDGEVLVPAPDPLFHVAFNQHGTHFVAATATDFHVFSCHPLERVMHRRGSDGCTFKVTSAQLLTRSQLAVATRRPGAVSGAVDGHVIDFWNGMCKPKDARTNTVRSPCGAVGGFRLRGDHMLVAGEGTATLFDGVHWEKEVRRRDRCRSAGSVSVRAHGSGVACLALSPDGRLLATAGTRGTLLRIFSTADGTKLQELRRGTEGADIHCIAFSHDSKWLAVSSDKATVHVFSINDFNLTSSTLEEDHASNDLLAAPLVLASSPAPATTNQSSSRMSFLKGYLPTYFSSKWSFAQFRIPNAWTKCSVAFDRRHPNTITIVCMDKRFYRCEFDPVKGGDMVPGVYHENFMDL